The Artemia franciscana unplaced genomic scaffold, ASM3288406v1 Scaffold_7710, whole genome shotgun sequence sequence ataatgACCGTTCAAGCAGCTGACATTGTGGCAAACGTCAGCCTTTTCACAGGTTTCACCTTGAAAGTCAGGCAAATAGTGACaatttttggtgccatctacTTCTACACAAGAACCACCATTTAAGCATATTGCAttcaagcattcattttgtgTTTGACATAGATCTCCTTTAAAACCTGCCTTGCATGAACACGAATGGCTATCATTACTCAATATGCATAAACCATCATTTAGACATGGATGGAAATAACAAGGGTTATCTAGTTCACAAATAGGCCCAAAATGACTTCCAACACATTTATAAGTGGCAACACCGTTTAAATTAAAGCATACTCCATTGTTTTCGCACGTGACGTTGaagcaaatatttaaaatttcacaATTATTACCCTTAAATCCTTTTGGGCAAGAGCTGGAGTAATTCCCCTGGTGAATGATACATTCACCTCCATTTTTACAGGGGTTCGAGTGACATAGGTTTAGTATTTCACAAAATGTCCCATCAAATTGCGTTGGACAGTCACAAGCTACATTGGTGCCATCTACGAGACAAACTCTTCCATTCTGACACGTTACATCTATACACGGGTTAATTAATTCACAAAAGTCATCAATATATTCTGGCGGACATGTAcaaacaatattttcatttatttgagcACACTTTCCATCATTTTTACATGGATTTGGGCTACACAGATTCTTATGAGCACATGCTGGCCAAATAAACCCTTCAGCACAGTTGTACCTGGCGCTTTCAAAAATGTCCCCAATTTAGACATATGAAATTGTAGCATTTATCCATCCCTTCGCATAATTCTCCTTCAAAACATGGCTTGCAGTCACAAGTCCTTTCTTCTCTATTACATTCAGCTCCATTCTTACAAGGTTCATCAAAACAGAAATCGGCATTTTTACATTCATCAAATAGAAATAACCTTGACATTGTCTtagaaaatttaggaaaaatcaaatttcgtcTCGCTGCTACTTGAAGCTAGAGTTCTATAAAGTCTTAGATGCTTAAAGTCGCCTTCAGTCACATATTGACTTAAATCATCCCTGGCCCATACCCAGCTATCACCTGTACAACCATCACCACAAACACACAAATCTTCAATATCGATTATAAAGCAAGTACCTCTGTTCATGCATGTAAACGAAAAGCAGAATTGTGCTCTTCACGATTATCACCATACTAATTATTAGAGcaagaacaagaaaaatcagagtCAATAAGTCTGTGGCAGCTGCCATGGTTTAGACATGGGTTATTAAAGCAAGGGTCAAAATTATTGCATTCCTCACCAATGTATCCCTCTTTACATAAGCATGTCACCTGACCATTTTCAGGCACACATTTTCCATTGTTAGAGCATGAATGGTTCCAGCAGGCGTCAATATCTCTGCAGGTGTCACCGATGTAAGGTGGTGTACAAATGCACGTGAAAGATTCACCATCCCTGAGGAAGACACCTGAATTTGAACACAGGTTATGGAAACATGGATTTTTCATTTCACATAGCTCCCCGTCATACCCAACGGGGCAAATACAGATGGCCCGGTCAGTATATTAATCAAGCAACGTATGCTGAAGAAGACCCGTAAATTATCTTCTGTCCATTGACAGACAGTTTACTCTTTACTTAACTTAAATGTACTGTTTGAACAATagtagaaaaacacaaaaattcttATTCAGGGTCTCCGCTGTTTATTGAGACAAGTCAATATCTCCAAAAACGTGAATCATGTCAAATGAAttaagtttttcatatttatatcaCAGGATGAAAAACAGTAATATCATTTCTTAGGGGTTCACACAGCAGGACTACCCTTCAGAGGGCAATGGGGACAACTACAAGATTTCCAATAGTACAACTATAGTgcaatttatattttgaatatataaacaaaaaggttttaaaaaaagttttattcagAAATTCTTTGATGGGAAAATAATAGGCAAATAATTGTGACAAATAACACTcattaaaaagagcaaaattctTCCTTGAATATTAGTTTGAAGAAACATTcttgtcattttatttcatgTTCTAATTGATTAGAAAACTGATATAACAGGAAAGAGAACCCACATAATTGGAAAGAATTCTGTTATTCTTTCCAATAAGAATTATTGGAAAGTTACAATCTTCCACTTCCTTCGGAATACGCCTTACttatactattactactactaccactaatataTTTCTACTACTAACAAACCGTGTCCTTACCAACTCAACCTCTCTCTCACTATGGTCCTAAAAGGTAGAATAGAACCGCATTTTTCGTATAGCTTGCTATTTAAACTACGGTCAGTCAAACGgttacccaaaacaatccgcaGACGATTTCTCAGGGAAACATCAAGTAAATCCTTCTTCGTCCTTCAGAGCGCCCACGTTTGAGAGcaatacttgaccactgtcatcccTGTAGCTTCTTTTATTCTATTCTTGGTTCGaagatttatcttcctattcctccaaacttttttcaactctgAAAATCACCGTAGGtcttggttattctacttttaatatcttcactgcatccatCCTATTTACTAACAATAaaacctaggtaagtgaagctatcaaCTCGATTGAGCTTCTCGTAATAAAAAATCATCTCTTCACATTCACTTATTCCCAGTTAAAGCAAATTAGACTATTTGTGAAAGAGTACTAGAGGCAATTTCTTACAGctctaaaaaattattgctgttgattttatttagtgcttcccaaaaaaaaaacaaaaaaaaaaaaacaaatatactgaacttttatttcaaatttttgaaacaacaaTTTCAACCTTTCGTagctctttttttacttttcttttctttttacactTTTGGGAAAGCTAAAAACGCCAAAGCGTCAGATACCCGCTAATTCCTTACTTGGTTGAATCATAAGGTGTTATGCAGAGCCTGTATTGAGCCTTCGACTGAAGGAATCAACAAACCGGTTTGATTGGAG is a genomic window containing:
- the LOC136043621 gene encoding delta and Notch-like epidermal growth factor-related receptor; translated protein: MVNLSRAFVHHLTSVTPAEILTPAGTIHALTMENVCLKMVSARYNCAEGFIWPACAHKNLCSPNPCKNDGKCAQINENIVCTCPPEYIDDFCELINPCIDVTCQNGRVCLVDGTNVACDCPTQFDGTFCEILNLCHSNPCKNGGECIIHQGNYSSSCPKGFKGNNCEILNICFNVTCENNGVCFNLNGVATYKCVGSHFGPICELDNPCYFHPCLNDGLCILSNDSHSCSCKAGFKGDLCQTQNECLNAICLNGGSCVEVDGTKNCHYLPDFQGETCEKADVCHNVSCLNGHY